One window from the genome of Streptomyces cadmiisoli encodes:
- a CDS encoding polynucleotide kinase-phosphatase — protein sequence MTVVDTEGRTLPVTDLSLVVLVGASGSGKSTFARRHFKPTEVISSDFCRGLVSDDENDQSATRDAFDVLHYIAGKRLAAGRRTVVDATSVQQDSRRQLIELARQYDVLPIAIVLDVPEQVCAERNAARADRADMPRRVIQRHTRELRRSLRHLEREGFRKVHVLRGVEEVENATVVTEKRFNDLTHLTGPFDIVGDIHGCSAELEALLGKLGYVDGAHPDGRTAVFVGDLVDRGPDSPGVLRRVMAMVKSGDALCVPGNHENKFGRYLKGRQVQHTHGLAETVAQMDGESEEFRQEVREFIDGLVSHYVLDGGRLVVCHAGLPEKYHGRTSGRVRSHALYGDTTGETDEFGLPVRYPWAEDYRGRAAVVYGHTPVPQATWLNNTICLDTGAVFGGNLTALRWPERELVDVPAQRVWYEPAKPLRSEAPGGHDGRPLDLADVHGRRAVETRHAGRVAVREENAAAALEVMSRFAVDPRLLPYLPPTMAPTATSHEDGYLEHPAEAFAQYAADGVARVVCEEKHMGSRAVALVCRDAEAARRRFGVEGVTGSLYTRTGRPFFDDGSVSEEILGRLRSAIDAAGLWTELETDWLLLDAELMPWSLKASGLLRSQYAAVGAAAGAVFPGALSALEGAAARGVDVAGLLSRQRARAADATAFTEAYRRYCWTTDGLDGVHLAPFQILAVQGRSLAALPHDEQLALLDRLVEHDGSGLLRTTRRLYVDTGDPESVRAGVDWWLEMTGRGGEGMVVKPLGGVVRTGEGRLVQPGVKCRGREYLRIIYGPEYTRPDNLARLRQRFLNHKRSLAIREYALGLEALDRLAEGEPLWRVHEAVFGVLALESEPVDPRL from the coding sequence ATGACCGTCGTCGACACCGAGGGGCGCACCCTGCCCGTCACCGATCTCTCGCTGGTGGTGCTGGTCGGCGCCTCCGGCTCGGGCAAGTCCACCTTCGCGCGCCGGCACTTCAAGCCGACCGAGGTGATCTCGTCCGACTTCTGCCGCGGGCTCGTCTCCGACGACGAGAACGACCAGAGCGCCACCCGGGACGCCTTCGACGTCCTGCACTACATCGCCGGCAAGCGGCTGGCCGCCGGCCGCCGCACGGTCGTCGACGCCACCAGCGTGCAGCAGGACTCCCGGCGTCAGCTGATCGAGCTGGCCCGGCAGTACGACGTCCTGCCCATCGCCATCGTCCTCGACGTGCCCGAGCAGGTCTGCGCGGAACGCAACGCGGCCCGCGCCGACCGGGCCGACATGCCGCGCCGGGTCATCCAGCGCCACACCCGCGAACTGCGCCGCTCCCTGCGGCACCTGGAGCGCGAGGGCTTCCGCAAGGTGCATGTGCTGCGGGGCGTGGAGGAGGTCGAGAACGCCACCGTCGTCACCGAGAAGCGCTTCAACGACCTGACCCACCTGACCGGCCCCTTCGACATCGTGGGCGACATCCACGGCTGCTCGGCCGAGCTGGAGGCACTGCTGGGCAAGCTGGGCTACGTCGACGGAGCGCACCCCGACGGCCGTACCGCCGTCTTCGTGGGCGACCTCGTCGACCGCGGCCCGGACAGCCCCGGAGTGCTGCGCCGCGTGATGGCGATGGTGAAGTCGGGCGACGCGCTGTGCGTGCCCGGCAACCACGAGAACAAGTTCGGGCGGTACCTCAAGGGCCGCCAGGTCCAGCACACCCACGGACTGGCCGAGACCGTCGCGCAGATGGACGGCGAGAGCGAGGAGTTCCGGCAGGAGGTACGGGAGTTCATCGACGGCCTGGTCAGCCACTACGTCCTGGACGGCGGCAGGCTGGTGGTCTGCCACGCCGGACTGCCGGAGAAGTACCACGGCCGCACGTCCGGGCGGGTGCGCTCGCACGCCCTGTACGGCGACACCACCGGTGAGACCGACGAGTTCGGGCTGCCGGTGCGCTACCCGTGGGCGGAGGACTACCGGGGCCGCGCGGCCGTCGTCTACGGCCACACGCCCGTCCCGCAGGCCACCTGGCTGAACAACACCATCTGCCTCGACACCGGAGCGGTCTTCGGCGGCAACCTCACCGCGCTGCGCTGGCCGGAGCGCGAACTGGTCGACGTACCGGCACAGCGGGTCTGGTACGAGCCGGCGAAGCCGCTGCGGTCCGAGGCGCCCGGCGGACACGACGGCCGGCCGCTGGACCTGGCGGACGTGCACGGCCGGCGCGCCGTGGAGACCCGGCACGCCGGCCGGGTCGCGGTCCGCGAGGAGAACGCGGCGGCGGCGCTGGAGGTCATGAGCCGCTTCGCGGTCGACCCGAGGCTGCTGCCGTACCTGCCGCCGACCATGGCGCCGACCGCGACCTCGCACGAGGACGGCTATCTGGAGCACCCGGCCGAGGCGTTCGCGCAGTACGCGGCGGACGGTGTCGCGCGCGTCGTGTGCGAGGAGAAGCACATGGGCTCGCGCGCCGTGGCCCTGGTGTGCCGGGACGCGGAGGCGGCCCGCCGCCGCTTCGGGGTCGAGGGCGTCACCGGCTCCCTGTACACACGCACCGGCCGCCCCTTCTTCGACGACGGGTCCGTCTCCGAGGAGATCCTCGGGCGGCTGCGGTCGGCGATCGACGCGGCCGGTCTGTGGACCGAGCTGGAGACCGACTGGCTGCTGCTCGACGCCGAGCTGATGCCGTGGTCGCTGAAGGCATCGGGCCTGCTGCGCAGTCAGTACGCGGCGGTCGGCGCCGCCGCCGGGGCGGTGTTCCCGGGGGCGCTGAGCGCGCTGGAGGGCGCGGCGGCGCGCGGTGTGGACGTGGCGGGCCTGCTGTCCCGGCAGCGTGCACGGGCCGCGGACGCCACCGCGTTCACCGAGGCCTACCGCCGCTACTGCTGGACCACCGACGGACTGGACGGCGTCCACCTGGCGCCGTTCCAGATCCTCGCGGTCCAGGGCCGCAGCCTGGCCGCCCTGCCCCACGACGAGCAGCTCGCGCTGCTCGACCGGCTGGTGGAGCACGACGGCAGCGGACTGCTGCGCACCACCCGGCGCCTGTACGTCGACACCGGCGACCCGGAGTCGGTGCGGGCCGGTGTCGACTGGTGGCTGGAGATGACCGGACGCGGCGGCGAGGGCATGGTCGTCAAGCCGCTCGGCGGTGTGGTCCGCACCGGCGAGGGGCGGCTGGTGCAGCCCGGCGTCAAGTGCCGCGGCCGGGAGTACCTGCGGATCATCTACGGTCCCGAGTACACCCGCCCGGACAACCTGGCCCGGCTGCGGCAGCGGTTCCTGAACCACAAGCGGTCGCTGGCGATCCGCGAGTACGCGCTCGGTCTGGAGGCGCTGGACCGGCTGGCCGAGGGCGAGCCGCTGTGGCGGGTGCACGAGGCCGTGTTCGGGGTGCTCGCCCTGGAGTCGGAGCCGGTGGACCCGCGGCTGTGA
- a CDS encoding nucleotide pyrophosphohydrolase gives MTEPLDLAKLQRRLAAFAAARNWQPYHTPKNLVAALSVEASELVEIFQWLTPEESARVMDDPDTAHRVTDEVADVLAYLLQVCEVLGIDPLAALDAKIDRNERRFPAPDGP, from the coding sequence GTGACCGAACCCCTTGACCTGGCGAAGCTCCAGCGCAGACTGGCCGCGTTCGCCGCCGCGCGCAACTGGCAGCCGTACCACACGCCCAAGAACCTCGTCGCCGCGCTCAGCGTCGAGGCGTCCGAACTCGTCGAGATCTTCCAGTGGCTGACGCCGGAGGAGTCGGCGCGGGTGATGGACGATCCGGACACCGCGCACCGGGTGACGGACGAGGTCGCCGACGTCCTCGCGTATCTGCTCCAGGTGTGCGAGGTGCTCGGCATCGATCCGCTGGCCGCGCTGGACGCGAAGATCGACCGCAACGAACGGCGCTTTCCGGCACCGGACGGTCCCTGA
- a CDS encoding AAA family ATPase: protein MAVSPTTSASGAPTPQRPEPPDRPRVTELRLSAFAGHRRTGFALGPCTLLAGPSGCGKTSALRAYDALARLGGGAELGEAFPDPAACVPERARPDTQHRRGFRIGCTADGPEGPVRLDLAVQAEPELRVVGERLSAGDVVLLETALRDPGRRAVQAAWHTAGSTPVTRAPLPDDRLGTALLPLRVAGRTDGQRRVLAAAEQMVVALRSVFACDPRPERMRDPVPSGTGRLLGGCDNLADVLWRTRSECARRHARFVAAVRAGCAGPLVDVLAEPRGDGTVRALLDRGHGIRTDFARLGDGELRYIALLLVLLTGPGVLAVDPAAEVPAALQTLTVLTDGPDRSLDPRQRAELLRLAARMGEAGHIRTVGAVSDASWAAGTDGVTVVHLKP from the coding sequence ATGGCCGTGTCACCCACGACGTCCGCGTCCGGAGCCCCCACCCCGCAGCGACCGGAACCACCCGACCGGCCGCGCGTGACCGAACTGCGGCTGTCCGCGTTCGCCGGTCACCGCCGGACGGGATTCGCGCTCGGCCCGTGCACCCTGCTCGCCGGGCCCAGCGGCTGCGGCAAGACGAGCGCCCTGCGGGCCTACGACGCGCTCGCCCGGCTCGGCGGCGGCGCCGAACTCGGCGAGGCGTTCCCCGACCCCGCCGCCTGCGTGCCCGAACGCGCCCGGCCCGACACCCAGCACCGCCGCGGCTTCCGCATCGGCTGCACGGCCGACGGACCCGAGGGGCCCGTCCGGCTCGACCTGGCCGTCCAGGCCGAACCCGAACTGCGGGTCGTCGGCGAGCGGTTGTCGGCCGGGGACGTGGTCCTGCTGGAGACGGCCCTGCGCGACCCGGGCCGACGTGCCGTGCAGGCCGCCTGGCACACCGCCGGCTCCACGCCGGTGACGCGTGCGCCGCTGCCCGACGACCGGCTCGGCACCGCCCTGCTGCCGCTGCGCGTGGCGGGCCGGACCGACGGGCAGCGGCGGGTGCTCGCCGCCGCCGAGCAGATGGTGGTCGCCCTGCGCTCGGTCTTCGCCTGCGACCCCCGTCCGGAGCGGATGCGCGACCCCGTCCCGTCCGGCACCGGACGGCTGCTCGGCGGCTGCGACAACCTGGCCGACGTCCTGTGGCGCACGCGGTCCGAGTGCGCGCGCCGGCACGCCCGGTTCGTCGCGGCGGTGCGGGCCGGCTGCGCCGGGCCCCTCGTCGACGTGCTCGCCGAACCGCGCGGCGACGGCACCGTCCGCGCACTGCTCGACCGGGGCCACGGCATCCGCACCGACTTCGCGCGGCTGGGCGACGGCGAGTTGCGCTACATCGCCCTCCTCCTGGTCCTGCTGACCGGGCCCGGGGTCCTGGCGGTCGACCCGGCCGCCGAGGTGCCCGCCGCCCTCCAGACGCTCACCGTGCTCACCGACGGCCCCGACCGGTCCCTGGACCCGCGCCAGCGCGCCGAACTGCTGCGCCTGGCCGCCCGGATGGGCGAGGCCGGTCACATCCGCACCGTCGGGGCGGTCAGCGACGCGTCCTGGGCCGCGGGGACCGACGGGGTCACGGTGGTACACCTGAAGCCGTGA
- a CDS encoding DUF6099 family protein, with protein MDAVRLILTSRRALAASGDVPQIMTEVWQAQALAQAIGSRLAVFGPPELRGEALGLTELAGRGCGVLDTPQLDTEELRAARLTELGDARQALLSLGGLLGEVGIALVGIACSAPDEGRYWQCMEAIDAADESRDRVLEMLRRLADREPALPEREAG; from the coding sequence ATGGACGCGGTGCGACTCATCCTGACGAGCAGGCGTGCCCTTGCGGCGAGCGGTGACGTGCCGCAGATCATGACGGAGGTGTGGCAGGCCCAGGCGCTGGCTCAGGCGATCGGCAGTCGGCTGGCGGTCTTCGGCCCGCCCGAACTGCGGGGCGAGGCACTGGGGTTGACCGAGCTGGCAGGCAGGGGCTGCGGTGTGCTCGACACCCCGCAGCTCGACACGGAAGAGCTGCGCGCCGCCCGCCTGACCGAACTCGGCGACGCCCGCCAGGCGTTGCTGAGCCTGGGCGGCCTGCTCGGCGAGGTCGGTATCGCCCTCGTCGGCATCGCGTGCTCCGCGCCCGACGAGGGCAGGTACTGGCAGTGCATGGAGGCCATCGACGCGGCGGACGAGTCTCGGGACCGGGTCCTGGAGATGCTGCGCAGACTGGCCGACCGGGAGCCCGCGCTGCCGGAGCGGGAGGCGGGCTAG
- a CDS encoding YceI family protein: protein MNAAVETGLWQLDAAASTVAVRHRTMWGMVTVRGVFAAVAGRGEVHADGSATGTLTLDVTSLDTKNAKRDAHLRSADFFDAAGHPEITFAAQEARLGDGDRVDVVGRLTVRGTDKPLTLTARLVEAGAEQVTLESEFTVDRGEFGMTWNRLGMMGGTTAVVATLRFTRAAA, encoded by the coding sequence ATGAACGCCGCCGTGGAAACGGGCCTCTGGCAGCTCGACGCCGCCGCCTCCACCGTCGCCGTACGGCACAGGACGATGTGGGGGATGGTCACCGTGAGGGGCGTGTTCGCGGCTGTCGCGGGTCGGGGCGAGGTCCACGCCGACGGTTCCGCCACCGGCACGCTCACCCTCGACGTGACGTCCCTGGACACCAAGAACGCCAAGCGCGACGCGCATCTGCGGTCCGCCGACTTCTTCGACGCCGCAGGTCATCCCGAGATCACCTTCGCCGCCCAGGAGGCCCGGCTCGGCGACGGCGACCGGGTCGACGTCGTGGGCCGGCTCACCGTGCGCGGCACCGACAAGCCGCTGACCCTCACCGCCCGTCTCGTCGAGGCCGGCGCCGAACAGGTCACGCTGGAGTCGGAGTTCACCGTGGACCGGGGCGAGTTCGGCATGACCTGGAACCGGCTGGGCATGATGGGCGGCACGACCGCGGTCGTGGCCACGCTCCGTTTCACCCGGGCCGCAGCCTGA
- a CDS encoding DUF4232 domain-containing protein, whose protein sequence is MRPRHPRHLPSRFLVPASVLVLLLSACGTQQAAPHDGGSNGCPTVPPPDPYGSQPDDVRITGFAGAGCGEVEYEVTNGEPEPFTYTVTFDLRTGSGAVLSNLTETVPGVAAGRTVRRTLALGSQSSAQSSDDVRISLVRSVPADEAPAEPGRCPSSGVRLYADRGDAAMGLRVVGLHLENCGTEPYRLHGYPRLRLLDEDHEPVDGVRILRGGDAVALGTGDGGPPEPLVLRLGERAASGLVWRNTVGAGEPVDAPYVRIWAKPGADAVTVTPELDLGTTGRLGVHAWRKEDAGRPASGAPAQP, encoded by the coding sequence ATGCGCCCCCGCCACCCCCGCCACCTCCCGAGTCGTTTCCTCGTCCCGGCGTCCGTCCTCGTCCTGCTGCTCTCGGCCTGCGGGACGCAGCAGGCCGCTCCGCACGACGGCGGTTCGAACGGCTGCCCGACCGTCCCGCCCCCGGACCCCTACGGCTCGCAGCCGGACGACGTGCGGATCACCGGCTTCGCCGGAGCCGGGTGCGGCGAGGTCGAGTACGAGGTCACCAACGGCGAGCCCGAACCCTTCACGTACACCGTCACCTTCGACCTCCGTACGGGCTCCGGCGCCGTGCTGTCGAACCTGACGGAGACGGTCCCGGGCGTCGCGGCCGGCCGCACCGTGCGCCGCACCCTGGCCCTCGGCTCCCAGTCCTCCGCGCAGTCGTCCGACGACGTGCGGATCTCCCTGGTCAGGAGCGTCCCGGCGGACGAGGCGCCGGCCGAGCCGGGTCGCTGCCCGTCGTCGGGGGTACGGCTGTACGCCGACCGGGGCGACGCCGCGATGGGGCTGCGGGTGGTGGGTCTGCACCTGGAGAACTGCGGCACCGAGCCGTACCGGCTGCACGGCTACCCGCGGCTCCGGCTGCTCGACGAGGACCACGAGCCCGTCGACGGCGTGCGGATCCTCCGCGGCGGTGACGCCGTCGCCCTCGGGACAGGCGACGGCGGGCCGCCCGAGCCGCTCGTCCTGCGGCTCGGGGAGCGCGCGGCGTCCGGGCTGGTCTGGCGCAACACCGTCGGAGCCGGGGAGCCGGTCGACGCGCCGTACGTGCGGATCTGGGCGAAGCCCGGCGCCGACGCCGTGACCGTGACCCCGGAGCTCGACCTGGGCACCACCGGCAGACTCGGCGTGCACGCGTGGCGCAAGGAGGACGCGGGCCGGCCCGCCTCCGGCGCCCCGGCACAGCCCTGA
- a CDS encoding LLM class F420-dependent oxidoreductase has translation MDLRIFTEPQQGATYDTLLTVAKATEDLGFDAFFRSDHYLKMGSVDGLPGPTDAWITLAGLARETSRIRLGTLMTAGTFRLPGVLAVQVAQVDQMSGGRVELGLGAGWFAEEHAAYGIPFPKEKFGRLEEQLEIVTGLWATEVGRTFDFHGTYYELKDSPALPKPAQAKIPVLIGGHGATRTPRLAAQYADEFNMPFASAEDSERQFGRVRAAAEKAGRKDGDIVFSNALVACVGKDEQEVARRAAAIGREVAELKANGLAGSPAEVVDKIGRYAEAGSRRVYLQILDLNDLDHLELISSEVQSQLS, from the coding sequence ATGGATCTTCGAATCTTCACCGAGCCCCAGCAGGGGGCGACCTACGACACCCTGCTCACCGTCGCGAAGGCCACCGAGGACCTCGGCTTCGACGCCTTCTTCCGTTCCGACCACTACCTGAAGATGGGCTCCGTCGACGGCCTGCCCGGACCGACGGACGCCTGGATCACCCTGGCCGGGCTGGCCCGCGAGACCAGCCGCATCCGGCTCGGCACGCTGATGACCGCCGGGACCTTCCGGCTGCCCGGCGTCCTCGCCGTCCAGGTCGCCCAGGTCGACCAGATGTCCGGCGGCCGGGTCGAACTCGGCCTGGGCGCGGGCTGGTTCGCGGAGGAGCACGCGGCGTACGGCATCCCCTTCCCGAAGGAGAAGTTCGGCCGCCTGGAGGAGCAGCTGGAGATCGTCACCGGGCTGTGGGCCACGGAGGTCGGCCGGACCTTCGACTTCCACGGCACGTACTACGAGCTCAAGGACTCGCCCGCGCTGCCCAAGCCGGCCCAGGCGAAGATCCCGGTCCTGATCGGCGGTCACGGCGCCACCCGTACGCCACGGCTGGCCGCGCAGTACGCCGACGAGTTCAACATGCCGTTCGCCTCCGCCGAGGACAGCGAGCGCCAGTTCGGCCGGGTGCGCGCCGCCGCGGAGAAGGCCGGACGCAAGGACGGCGACATCGTCTTCTCCAACGCCCTCGTGGCCTGCGTCGGCAAGGACGAACAGGAGGTGGCGCGCCGCGCCGCCGCGATCGGCCGCGAGGTGGCCGAGCTGAAGGCCAACGGCCTGGCCGGCTCCCCGGCCGAGGTCGTCGACAAGATCGGCCGCTACGCCGAGGCCGGCTCCCGCCGTGTCTACCTCCAGATCCTCGACCTGAACGACCTCGACCACCTGGAGCTGATCTCCTCGGAGGTCCAGTCGCAGCTGTCCTAG
- a CDS encoding cell division protein SepF produces MNSHDVTDEQWAGLAQVVPLRGRDAWPSAVGHRALPDAETETRRRFVVLRVNVFADAREVAETLMAGIPVLLDLTGAEGEVAKRVLDFSTGVVFGLSSGMHRVDRNVFLLTPPGTEVQDLMEGARMSGA; encoded by the coding sequence GTGAACAGCCATGACGTCACCGATGAGCAGTGGGCAGGACTCGCCCAGGTCGTGCCGCTGCGGGGGCGCGACGCCTGGCCGTCGGCCGTCGGGCACCGCGCCCTGCCGGACGCGGAGACCGAGACGCGCCGCCGTTTCGTCGTGCTCCGGGTCAATGTGTTCGCGGACGCCCGCGAGGTCGCCGAGACGCTGATGGCGGGCATCCCGGTGCTGCTCGACCTGACCGGCGCGGAGGGCGAGGTCGCCAAGCGCGTCCTCGACTTCAGCACCGGTGTCGTCTTCGGGCTGTCGAGCGGCATGCACCGTGTGGACCGCAACGTGTTCCTGCTGACCCCGCCCGGCACCGAGGTGCAGGACCTGATGGAGGGCGCGCGGATGTCGGGCGCGTGA
- a CDS encoding 3' terminal RNA ribose 2'-O-methyltransferase Hen1, with the protein MFLTITTTGTPERPATDLGFLLHKHPDKAQVFSTSYGTAHVLYPEADAERCTVALLLEVDAVALVRRGKGKGRGGAPDAALAQYVNDRPYAASSLLAVALSAVFSSAMRGVCGARPERARQPLPLRIEIPALPARGGPDLVRRLFEPLGWTVTAEPVALDTEFPQWGDSRYVRLVLESGTLTLAAALRHLYVLLPVLDDAKHYWVAPDEVDKLLRAGEGWLPGHPEQKLITSRYLSRRWSLTRQAMERLELVRLAESDDSEVEDLDNAVGAETEEVEKPTPLAVQRRDAILAALREYGAARVLDLGCGQGQLVQALLKDPRFTEIVGLDVSVRALAIASRRLKLDRMGERQASRVTLLQGSLAYTDNRLKGYDAAVLSEVIEHLDLPRLPALEYAVFGSARPRTVLVTTPNVEYNVRWESLPAGHVRHRDHRFEWTREEFRQWAAAVAERHGYEVGFRPVGPDDPQVGPPTQMAVFTVSTAGTSTGTGTGTDTVKEEKAA; encoded by the coding sequence GTGTTCCTGACGATCACCACCACCGGTACCCCGGAACGCCCCGCGACCGATCTCGGCTTCCTGCTCCACAAGCATCCCGACAAGGCGCAGGTGTTCTCCACCTCCTACGGCACGGCGCACGTCCTCTACCCCGAGGCCGACGCCGAACGCTGCACGGTGGCCCTGCTGCTGGAGGTCGACGCGGTGGCGCTCGTCCGGCGCGGCAAGGGCAAGGGCCGGGGCGGCGCACCCGACGCGGCCCTCGCGCAGTACGTCAACGACCGCCCGTACGCGGCGTCCTCACTGCTCGCCGTGGCGCTCAGCGCGGTGTTCTCCAGCGCGATGCGCGGGGTGTGCGGGGCCCGGCCCGAGCGCGCCCGGCAGCCGCTGCCGCTGCGCATCGAGATACCGGCGCTGCCCGCCCGCGGCGGCCCCGATCTCGTCCGGCGGCTCTTCGAGCCGCTCGGATGGACCGTGACCGCCGAACCGGTGGCGCTGGACACCGAGTTCCCGCAGTGGGGCGACTCGCGGTACGTGCGCCTCGTCCTGGAGTCCGGCACGCTCACTCTGGCGGCGGCCCTGCGCCATCTGTACGTCCTGCTCCCGGTGCTCGACGACGCCAAGCACTACTGGGTCGCCCCGGACGAGGTCGACAAGCTGCTGCGGGCCGGCGAGGGCTGGCTGCCCGGCCACCCCGAGCAGAAGCTGATCACCAGCCGCTATCTGTCCCGCCGCTGGTCGCTGACCCGGCAGGCGATGGAGCGGCTCGAACTGGTGCGGCTGGCCGAGTCCGACGACAGCGAGGTCGAGGACCTCGACAACGCGGTCGGGGCCGAGACCGAGGAGGTGGAGAAGCCGACACCGCTCGCCGTGCAGCGGCGGGACGCGATCCTCGCCGCGCTGCGGGAGTACGGTGCCGCCCGCGTGCTGGACCTCGGCTGCGGTCAGGGCCAGTTGGTGCAGGCGCTGCTGAAGGACCCGCGGTTCACCGAGATCGTCGGGCTCGACGTGTCGGTGCGGGCCCTGGCGATCGCCTCCCGGCGGCTGAAGCTGGACCGCATGGGGGAGCGGCAGGCCTCGCGCGTCACGCTCCTCCAGGGATCGCTCGCCTACACCGACAACCGGCTCAAGGGCTACGACGCCGCCGTGCTCAGCGAGGTGATCGAGCACCTGGACCTGCCCCGGCTGCCCGCCCTGGAGTACGCGGTGTTCGGCTCCGCCCGCCCCCGGACGGTCCTCGTGACGACGCCGAACGTCGAGTACAACGTGCGCTGGGAGTCCCTGCCGGCCGGGCACGTCCGGCACCGGGACCACCGCTTCGAGTGGACACGCGAGGAGTTCCGGCAGTGGGCCGCGGCCGTCGCCGAACGGCACGGGTACGAGGTCGGCTTCCGGCCGGTCGGGCCCGACGACCCGCAGGTGGGGCCGCCCACGCAGATGGCCGTGTTCACCGTGAGCACGGCCGGGACCAGTACCGGGACCGGCACCGGGACCGACACCGTGAAGGAGGAGAAGGCCGCATGA